Proteins from a genomic interval of Paenibacillus sp. RC334:
- a CDS encoding glycoside hydrolase family 16 protein, translated as MKKKSWFTLLATGIVSLLFTVNASAGYVFWEPLNYFNSGAWEKADGYSNGNMFNCTWRANNVNFTNDGKMKLGLTSSAYNKFDCGEYRSTNTYGYGLYEVSMNPTKNTGIVSSFFTYTGPTDGTQWDEIDIEFLGKDTTKVQFNYYTNGVGGHEKIVDLGFDASKGFHTYAFDWQPGYIKWYVDGVLKHTATTNIPSTPGKIMMNLWNGTGVDDWLGSYNGANPLYAEYDWVKYTSN; from the coding sequence ATGAAGAAGAAATCTTGGTTTACTTTACTGGCAACTGGAATTGTCTCTTTGTTGTTTACGGTAAACGCTTCTGCGGGGTATGTTTTTTGGGAACCACTTAATTACTTTAATTCAGGTGCATGGGAAAAGGCGGATGGATATTCAAATGGGAACATGTTTAATTGCACTTGGCGTGCCAATAATGTCAATTTTACTAACGATGGCAAAATGAAGCTTGGCTTAACGAGTTCTGCATACAATAAATTTGACTGCGGAGAGTATCGATCGACGAACACTTACGGATACGGCTTATACGAGGTCAGCATGAATCCTACTAAAAATACAGGAATCGTATCTTCCTTTTTCACGTATACGGGACCTACTGATGGCACGCAATGGGATGAAATAGATATTGAATTTTTAGGCAAAGACACGACAAAAGTGCAATTCAACTATTATACAAACGGGGTCGGTGGTCACGAGAAGATTGTAGATCTGGGCTTCGATGCATCAAAAGGCTTTCACACCTATGCATTCGATTGGCAGCCAGGATACATTAAGTGGTATGTTGACGGGGTTCTAAAGCATACGGCAACTACAAACATACCAAGCACGCCAGGCAAGATTATGATGAATTTATGGAATGGCACTGGCGTTGACGACTGGCTAGGTTCGTATAATGGAGCGAATCCGCTATACGCTGAATATGATTGGGTAAAATACACGAGCAATTAG
- a CDS encoding TetR/AcrR family transcriptional regulator, which translates to METRKLPQITVTEICKQADINHRTFYLYYKDPYELFEVLQKEFNQENWIHCKMIKVLHGKWVVNQAIEHNPREENDLLLICFDAEEEISFVTSVETHLLPQQLVCFWQYITVRGKKLRILFEAGSESKKSSLKLMCLQKRI; encoded by the coding sequence TTGGAAACGAGAAAATTGCCTCAAATAACGGTCACCGAAATATGCAAACAAGCTGACATTAACCACAGGACCTTCTATCTTTACTACAAAGATCCTTATGAATTATTTGAAGTGCTGCAAAAGGAATTTAACCAAGAAAATTGGATACATTGCAAAATGATCAAAGTCCTACACGGTAAATGGGTCGTTAATCAAGCTATTGAACATAATCCAAGAGAAGAAAACGATCTACTGTTGATTTGTTTTGATGCAGAGGAAGAGATTAGCTTTGTGACTTCCGTCGAAACACATCTGCTACCTCAACAATTAGTTTGTTTCTGGCAGTACATTACTGTGCGAGGGAAGAAACTTCGTATCTTATTTGAAGCAGGGAGTGAATCAAAAAAATCCTCATTGAAGCTCATGTGCCTCCAGAAACGAATATAG